A region of Plantactinospora sp. BC1 DNA encodes the following proteins:
- a CDS encoding ABC transporter substrate-binding protein, with amino-acid sequence MSRRAVLRTAGLTGLGLGLGTSACGRGFGGGDDAEGGTVALNMVWWGDAKRAEKTQAALEIFQRKNPGVTVRTEYQDSGPYKDKLATRFAAGNAPDVMAMRMDSLREYADRGALLDLGQHADALDLTGLSENARALATVGDRTYGVPAGLNAIGFVVNRTLTEKYNVAVPDGNTWNWPDLARFAREVTRASGGRVYGTNFEAYTLANIIVFTRQRGEDFYTADGGLGVSEATVADWFGIVESMRAEGGFPPAGFIEKIGASAEQSYLAKGSIASQIIPTNNLLAFNAAAGGNLALLRIPGETQSVRRGQSVDCPHLWSIAAASKHRAEALRLLDFLVNDVEASKATGTTRGVPANSTVAEEIKPTLSRDDQAATEYLGGLQRERLPRSYTYPPGSSKIAATLESIAAEVEFKRQTPQQAAKAFVEAGRKALGR; translated from the coding sequence ATGAGCCGCCGGGCCGTGCTGAGGACCGCCGGGCTCACCGGTCTCGGCCTCGGTCTCGGCACCTCGGCCTGCGGCCGGGGCTTCGGCGGCGGTGACGACGCCGAGGGCGGCACCGTCGCGCTCAACATGGTCTGGTGGGGCGACGCCAAGCGGGCCGAGAAGACCCAGGCCGCGCTGGAGATCTTCCAGCGGAAGAACCCCGGCGTCACCGTGCGGACCGAATACCAGGACAGCGGGCCGTACAAGGACAAACTGGCCACCCGGTTCGCCGCCGGGAACGCGCCGGACGTGATGGCGATGCGGATGGACAGCCTGCGCGAGTACGCCGACCGGGGCGCCCTGCTCGACCTCGGGCAGCACGCCGACGCGCTGGACTTGACCGGGCTGAGCGAGAACGCCCGGGCACTGGCCACGGTCGGCGACAGGACCTACGGGGTACCGGCCGGGCTCAACGCGATCGGCTTCGTCGTCAACCGGACGCTGACCGAGAAGTACAACGTCGCGGTGCCGGACGGCAACACCTGGAACTGGCCCGACCTGGCGAGGTTCGCCCGGGAGGTGACCAGGGCGAGCGGCGGCAGGGTCTACGGCACGAACTTCGAGGCGTACACCCTGGCCAACATCATCGTCTTCACCCGGCAGCGGGGCGAGGACTTCTACACCGCCGACGGCGGGCTCGGGGTCAGCGAGGCGACCGTCGCCGACTGGTTCGGGATCGTCGAGTCGATGCGCGCCGAGGGCGGCTTCCCGCCGGCCGGGTTCATCGAGAAGATCGGTGCCTCCGCCGAGCAGTCCTACCTGGCCAAGGGCTCCATCGCCTCGCAGATCATCCCGACCAACAACCTGCTGGCCTTCAACGCGGCCGCCGGGGGCAACCTGGCGCTGCTGCGCATCCCCGGCGAGACCCAGAGTGTCCGTCGTGGCCAGTCCGTCGACTGCCCGCACCTCTGGTCGATCGCCGCCGCCTCCAAGCACCGTGCCGAGGCGTTGCGGCTGCTCGACTTCCTGGTCAACGACGTCGAGGCGTCGAAGGCCACCGGCACCACCCGGGGCGTACCGGCGAACTCGACGGTGGCCGAGGAGATCAAGCCGACCCTGAGCCGGGACGACCAGGCCGCCACCGAGTACCTCGGCGGGTTGCAGCGGGAGCGGTTGCCCCGCTCGTACACCTATCCACCCGGCTCGTCGAAGATCGCCGCCACCCTGGAGTCGATCGCCGCCGAGGTCGAGTTCAAACGGCAGACCCCGCAGCAGGCGGCGAAGGCGTTCGTCGAGGCCGGCCGGAAGGCGCTCGGCAGGTGA
- a CDS encoding right-handed parallel beta-helix repeat-containing protein, with translation MSRRLHRTALTAALAASVAAASGTSLGPTVPAQAAASTLIVATNGNDANPGTLSAPLATLGRAVELATPGTTIALRGGTYQFGSNVRIMKDGTSASPYTISNHNGERVVLDGENLPHTPAPVGGSIPNLERGVLHIEADHWRIRGLEIIHGPYAIFCRDCNNNVFDRLVTRDNYESGLQIQGASSNNQVLNLDAYGNRDPRKNGESADGLAIKEGSGSGNVVRGARLWNNSDDGFDAWLFTSPILVENSAAWGNGVNRWNLPDYVGDGNGFKMGGGDPDPPANHTIRNSVAFDNAVGGFIDNGNPGTITVDRNSAWRNGDGGFKFANSTSRLTGNLAVANGAGVSLGSSTATGNSWNIKSSWSAADLVSTNPGTLTGPRDANGNIRGSDFLRPRDYPQLGARL, from the coding sequence ATGTCTCGACGACTGCACCGAACGGCACTGACGGCGGCGCTGGCCGCCAGCGTCGCCGCCGCCTCGGGCACCAGTCTCGGCCCCACCGTCCCGGCGCAAGCCGCGGCGTCGACGCTGATCGTGGCGACGAACGGCAACGACGCCAACCCGGGCACCCTGAGCGCGCCACTGGCGACACTGGGCCGGGCGGTCGAGCTGGCCACCCCGGGCACCACCATCGCGCTGCGGGGCGGCACCTACCAGTTCGGCAGCAACGTACGGATCATGAAGGACGGCACCTCGGCCAGCCCGTACACGATCAGCAACCACAACGGCGAACGGGTGGTGCTGGACGGGGAGAACCTGCCGCACACCCCGGCACCGGTCGGCGGCAGCATCCCCAACCTGGAGCGCGGGGTGCTGCACATCGAGGCCGACCACTGGCGGATCCGGGGACTGGAGATCATCCACGGGCCGTACGCGATCTTCTGCCGGGACTGCAACAACAACGTCTTCGACCGGCTCGTCACCCGGGACAACTACGAGTCCGGACTCCAGATCCAGGGCGCGTCCAGCAACAACCAGGTACTCAACCTCGACGCGTACGGCAACCGCGACCCGCGCAAGAACGGTGAGAGCGCCGACGGGCTCGCCATCAAGGAGGGCTCGGGCAGCGGCAACGTCGTACGCGGTGCCCGGCTGTGGAACAACTCCGACGACGGCTTCGACGCCTGGCTGTTCACCTCCCCCATCCTGGTAGAGAACTCGGCCGCCTGGGGCAACGGGGTCAACCGGTGGAACCTGCCCGACTACGTCGGCGACGGCAACGGCTTCAAGATGGGCGGCGGCGACCCCGATCCGCCGGCCAACCACACCATCCGGAACAGCGTCGCCTTCGACAACGCCGTCGGCGGCTTCATCGACAACGGCAACCCCGGCACCATCACCGTCGACCGGAACAGCGCCTGGCGCAACGGCGACGGCGGCTTCAAGTTCGCCAACTCCACCTCCCGGCTGACCGGGAACCTCGCCGTCGCCAACGGCGCCGGGGTCTCGCTCGGCTCCTCCACCGCCACCGGCAACTCCTGGAACATCAAGAGTTCCTGGAGCGCGGCCGACCTGGTCAGCACCAACCCGGGCACCTTGACCGGGCCCCGGGACGCGAACGGCAACATCCGCGGCTCGGACTTCCTGCGCCCGCGCGACTACCCGCAGCTCGGCGCGCGACTCTAG
- a CDS encoding pectate lyase: MTQSMAAAGIARPARRWRAAVLAGATTLAAVATIGVVDVGTASAATVDTNATYVITSRHSGKALDVYDWATNDGAPIVQFARNDLAVQQWRFVDAGSGYYRIRSVHSGKVLELPNADDGTRLVQMTDNNNTRQHFRLADSDGGHVRFINRHSGKALDVWEWSTADGAPIAQFADLNGTNQQWRLTTVSGGGTPPTNPPPTGGWPTPTGQVGVNGTISVSGTLDGGMRRYCCIGDGGQEEDQDPMFSLASGATLQNVIIGAPAGDGVHCSGPCTLRNVWWEDVGEDAATFRGSGSPSFLVDGGGARSASDKVFQHNGPGTLTIQNFQANNFGTFYRSCGNCSTQHQRNVVIRNVTLTRPGNTVAGINVNYGDTARFSGITIVNDSGRSMVICRKYNGNDDGDEPTQVGTGADGTNCIYSSSDLTYR; encoded by the coding sequence ATGACGCAGTCCATGGCGGCGGCCGGTATCGCCCGGCCCGCCAGACGCTGGCGGGCGGCAGTCCTGGCCGGCGCGACCACCCTCGCCGCGGTGGCGACGATCGGCGTCGTCGACGTCGGTACCGCCTCGGCCGCGACCGTCGACACCAACGCCACCTACGTGATCACGTCCCGGCACAGCGGCAAGGCGCTGGACGTCTACGACTGGGCCACCAACGACGGTGCGCCGATCGTCCAGTTCGCCCGCAACGACCTGGCCGTCCAGCAATGGCGGTTCGTCGACGCCGGCAGCGGCTACTACCGGATCCGCTCGGTGCACAGCGGCAAGGTGCTGGAACTGCCCAACGCCGACGACGGCACCCGGCTGGTCCAGATGACCGACAACAACAACACCCGGCAGCACTTCCGGCTGGCCGACTCCGACGGCGGCCACGTCCGGTTCATCAACCGGCACAGCGGCAAGGCGCTGGACGTCTGGGAGTGGTCGACCGCCGACGGCGCCCCGATCGCCCAGTTCGCCGACCTGAACGGCACCAACCAGCAGTGGCGGCTGACCACCGTCAGCGGCGGGGGTACGCCCCCGACGAACCCCCCGCCGACGGGTGGCTGGCCCACCCCGACCGGGCAGGTCGGGGTCAACGGCACCATCTCGGTCTCCGGCACCCTCGACGGCGGGATGCGCCGGTACTGCTGCATCGGCGACGGCGGTCAGGAAGAGGACCAGGACCCGATGTTCAGCCTCGCCTCCGGCGCCACCCTGCAGAACGTCATCATCGGCGCCCCGGCCGGGGACGGCGTGCACTGTTCCGGCCCGTGCACCCTGCGCAACGTCTGGTGGGAGGACGTCGGCGAGGACGCCGCCACCTTCCGGGGCAGCGGTTCGCCGAGCTTCCTGGTCGACGGCGGCGGCGCACGCAGCGCCAGCGACAAGGTCTTCCAGCACAACGGGCCCGGCACGCTGACCATCCAGAACTTCCAGGCCAACAACTTCGGCACCTTCTACCGCTCCTGCGGCAACTGCTCGACCCAGCACCAGCGCAACGTCGTGATCCGCAACGTCACGCTGACCCGGCCCGGCAACACCGTCGCCGGGATCAACGTGAACTACGGCGACACCGCCCGGTTCAGCGGGATCACCATCGTCAACGACTCCGGCCGGTCGATGGTGATCTGCCGCAAGTACAACGGCAACGACGACGGTGACGAACCCACCCAGGTCGGCACCGGCGCCGACGGCACCAACTGCATCTACTCCTCGTCCGACCTCACCTACCGGTAA